A single window of Liolophura sinensis isolate JHLJ2023 chromosome 6, CUHK_Ljap_v2, whole genome shotgun sequence DNA harbors:
- the LOC135468055 gene encoding LOW QUALITY PROTEIN: BTB/POZ domain-containing protein 7-like (The sequence of the model RefSeq protein was modified relative to this genomic sequence to represent the inferred CDS: deleted 1 base in 1 codon), which produces MMGAANSTQERAQQAAPGKPASLTRHATSHTASHGAESDVVTREKKKKASKFATLRKKLTRVRRHSRSLDYSKVVRELTASWSIRDLSSLVEEYEASITLKELATAANLARPPARSLRRDLSTLFDYKYCTDVDLIYHGACFPSHRALLSVRCPFFREILAKYPEYGAQVPIKVKTPGVDVAMFAALLRYLYTDDLCTTVQRLAQVEVLSRLVDEFGMPSPLEQDLRTLLETGDYCDAVLVFTSDCDLHDSQCDMAGSFHSTKQELCCHKAVLAARSPFFRNLLLRRARSGEEITERTLQAPTRIVLDESVIPRQYARVLLHAVYLDSIDLSCIVRGSTSMCSLSEVQAMVAGKGHMTHADEAMEIYQIGQFLDFPVLSQGCEDIISDSINLENLTSILGWSSEAHGSKWVHRQAIHFLREEFLQIAHSPILFDLSKEYLIQALRSDFLQAGEIDVLTAVLKWGEHQLIRRMEEREPNLLSHTAHSVSKKGVKKRDLNDVELRDVLVDLLPLVRMDHVIPANNDVLSNAIKRGLVSTPPSHMMADETHGLQGCAWIRGKNSGMYVKPRLFMPYYEEMKALLEEQLSQGQESEPSRIRTIHMSSIPDTLYMVDERQCPLSPYPPGNYISTSTATVDIIAGTIPVPDRNTLLLMTQREHELQQSSLVLKAYSTPYLDKRAITLQLQLRIVREFGLPDSTVEVLQNGQFYYPEDLQFVHLERHYPRTATPRSHRRLASPVKHSSSTPISPTHSYSPVENEASACSDSILNEMMPDIAMATASINQISLQEQDLELDLGDGNGHHGTLYI; this is translated from the exons ATGATGGGAGCTGCAAACTCCACTCAGGAGCGTGCACAGCAGGCAGCCCCAGGAAAGCCAGCCTCCTTGACAAGACACGCCACATCACATACAGCATCCCATGGGGCCGAAAGTGATGTGGTTACTagggaaaagaaaaagaaagcatCCAAATTCGCAACACTAAGGAAGAAGTTGACACGTGTTAGGCGACATAGTCGTTCGCTCGATTACTCCAAAGTTGTGCGCGAGCTGACAGCCAGCTGGAGCATCCGTGACTTGAGCTCGCTGGTGGAAGAGTATGAAGCCTCCATCACACTGAAGGAGCTGGCGACAGCGGCCAACCTGGCCCGGCCTCCAGCCCGCAGCCTCAGGAGGGACCTGTCAACGCTGTTTGACTACAAGTACTGTACAGATGTGGACCTGATCTACCATGGGGCCTGCTTCCCCTCACATCGTGCCCTTCTCTCCGTGCGCTGCCCATTCTTCAGAGAAATCTTAGCTAAGTATCCCGAATACGGGGCACAGGTTCCAATCAAAGTGAAAACGCCAGGTGTGGACGTTGCCATGTTTGCAGCACTTTTGCGCTATCTGTACACCGACGATCTCTGTACC ACGGTACAACGACTGGCTCAAGTGGAAGTGCTGTCCAGACTGGTGGACGAGTTTGGCATGCCCAGCCCACTGGAGCAGGACTTGAGGACTCTGTTAGAGACTGGGGACTACTGTGATGCAGTGTTGGTGTTTACCTCAGACTGTGACCTCCATGATAGTCAGTGTGACATGGCTGGCTCCTTCCACTCCACCAAACAGGAGCTGTGCTGCCACAAGGCCGTGCTGGCTGCGCGCTCCCCTTTCTTCAGGAACTTGCTCCTGCGAAGGGCCAGGTCGGGAGAGGAGATCACAGAACGGACGTTGCAGGCTCCCACGCGTATAGTGTTAGACGAGTCCGTCATTCCACGGCAGTATGCACGTGTTCTGTTGCATGCTGTCTACTTGGACTCCATAGACCTCAGCTGCATTGTGCGTGGCAGCACCAGTATGTGCAGCTTAAGTGAAGTGCAAGCTATGGTAGCCGGTAAAGGCCATATGACTCATGCTGATGAAGCCATGGAGATTTACCAGATCGGTCAGTTTCTGGACTTTCCTGTTTTGTCTCAAG GTTGTGAAGATATTATCTCTGACAGTATTAATCTGGAAAACCTGACGTCCATACTGGGCTGGAGTTCGGAGGCTCATGGCTCCAAGTGGGTGCACCGCCAGGCTATCCACTTCCTGCGTGAGGAGTTCCTGCAGATCGCTCACTCACCGATACTCTTCGACCTCAGCAAAGAGTACTTAATACAGGCATTACGCTCAGACTTTCTCCAG GCGGGAGAGATTGATGTGCTGACAGCTGTTTTAAAATGGGGAGAGCACCAGCTGATCCGAAGGATGGAAGAGCGAG AGCCAAACCTCTTAAGTCATACTGCTCACAGCGTCAGTAAGAAGGGTGTGAAGAAACGTGACCTGAATGATGTAGAGCTGCGGGATGTGCTAGTGGACTTGCTGCCTCTGGTGAGGATGGACCATGTGATCCCGGCTAACAATGATGTGCTGAGTAATGCCATCAAGCGGGGACTGGTCAGCACGCCACCCTCCCACATGATGGCGGATGAGACCCACGGTCTGCAGGGCTGTGCCTGGATCCGCGGCAAAAACAGCGGCATGTATGTGAAACCTCGACTCTTCATGCCCTACTATGAGGAGATGAAG GCATTGTTAGAGGAACAATTGTCCCAGGGTCAGGAGAGTGAGCCATCTCGTATCCGCACAATCCACATGTCTTCCATCCCAGATACGCTGTACATGGTGGATGAACGACAGTGCCCCTTGTCTCCATACCCACCGGGGAACTATATCAGCACCTCTACTGCCACTGTAGATATCATCGCTGGGACAATACCAG TTCCAGACAGAAACACGCTTCTGCTAATGACCCAGAGAGAACATGAGTTACAGCAGAGTAGCCTGGTGCTCAAGGCCTACTCTACTCCCTACCTCGACAAAAGGGCCATAACTTTGCAGCTACAGTTGCGAATCGTGCGTGAGTTTGGTCTCCCGGACAGCACGGTGGAAGTTCTGCAGAATGGTCAGTTTTACTACCCAGAGGACTTGCAGTTTGTACATCTGGAGCGTCACTATCCCAGAACTGCCACCCCACGGAGTCATCGCCGTCTAGCATCACCTGTCAAACATAGTTCCTCCACCCCTATCTCACCCACCCACTCCTACAGCCCAGTTGAG